A single window of Chloroflexota bacterium DNA harbors:
- a CDS encoding D-2-hydroxyacid dehydrogenase, translating into MPKLLIVSSDAPEYIEIFAKEAPELECKHYRVDDPSVAEFVREMDFLYAWYFPPELVKDAPKLRWISSTGAGVDNVMAARDWLPKGVPVTRMVHVFDVAMAEYVLGHLLAVQLDIRRTERQQAAKVWKGFRPPQLRGATAVVVGLGSIGSEVARTLKAHGLTVYGVSRTGAPVDGVDDVRSIAELDSVLPLAQYLVLVVPLTPDTRGMIDARRLAMLPEGAVLVNICRGAIVKQDDLIASLQSGGLRAAVLDVFEQEPLPTDSPFWEMENVIVTPHMSGPDDAPVNAARFLENYRRLEAGQPLLGQVDFGRGY; encoded by the coding sequence TTGCCCAAGCTGCTGATCGTGAGTAGTGACGCACCCGAGTACATCGAGATCTTCGCGAAGGAAGCGCCCGAGCTTGAGTGCAAGCACTACAGGGTCGACGATCCGTCGGTGGCCGAGTTCGTCCGCGAGATGGACTTCCTGTACGCCTGGTACTTCCCGCCAGAGCTGGTCAAGGATGCCCCCAAGCTGCGTTGGATCTCCTCCACCGGCGCCGGCGTGGACAACGTGATGGCGGCGCGAGACTGGCTGCCGAAGGGCGTGCCGGTCACGCGGATGGTTCATGTCTTCGACGTGGCGATGGCCGAGTACGTGCTGGGGCACCTGCTGGCCGTGCAATTGGACATCCGCCGCACCGAGCGACAGCAGGCGGCAAAGGTCTGGAAGGGGTTCCGGCCGCCCCAACTGCGGGGCGCGACTGCCGTCGTGGTCGGGCTGGGGAGCATCGGCAGCGAGGTGGCGCGGACCCTCAAGGCGCACGGGCTGACCGTCTACGGCGTCTCGCGGACGGGCGCGCCCGTCGACGGCGTGGACGATGTACGGAGCATCGCCGAGCTGGACTCGGTGCTGCCGCTGGCCCAGTACCTCGTGCTGGTGGTGCCGCTCACACCTGACACGCGCGGCATGATCGACGCACGCCGCCTGGCCATGCTCCCCGAGGGCGCGGTGCTGGTCAACATCTGCCGTGGGGCCATCGTCAAGCAGGACGACCTGATCGCGTCGCTCCAGTCGGGCGGGCTGCGGGCGGCCGTGCTGGACGTCTTTGAGCAGGAGCCGCTGCCGACGGACAGCCCGTTCTGGGAGATGGAGAACGTCATCGTGACGCCGCACATGAGCGGCCCAGACGATGCCCCGGTCAACGCGGCCCGCTTCCTGGAGAACTACCGGCGGCTGGAGGCCGGCCAGCCACTGCTCGGGCAGGTGGACTTCGGCCGCGGCTACTGA
- a CDS encoding transposase, with protein MQRTIRVRLRPTVEQASALFETARLFTLAFNAVAAHGWQHGEKNGVTLHHATYRPLKMQYPSLVSDLHIQARVKATEAVKSALALQKQGRKTGRPQSAACPPRYNLHTVKVDWQASIATLSTTSGRQRIPFDVFTYAARYVGGDVATADLMYRAGAWWLHVVVTVEAPAIVPTDAVVGVDLGIAQPAVTSTGLFLGKKAWRNREARRFQQRRALQQRGTKSAKRRLKMTRRAQARFRRDCDHVLSKRIVQATPPGGTIALENLTNIRKRVTVRHGQQARRVHGWSFDQIRSFVEYKAEERGVTVSGVDPRNTSTMCSSCGHIARKNRRSRGWFTCRACGFQLHADLNAARNIAAKYRVAPGIAGDDGVPVMHPIAGEAELAHAFTCKLPALAGSS; from the coding sequence ATGCAACGAACGATCCGCGTGCGACTCAGGCCGACTGTTGAACAGGCTTCTGCCCTGTTCGAGACAGCGCGCCTGTTCACGTTGGCGTTCAACGCCGTGGCCGCTCACGGATGGCAGCATGGCGAAAAGAACGGGGTGACGCTGCACCACGCGACCTATCGCCCACTCAAGATGCAGTACCCATCGCTTGTCTCCGATCTGCATATTCAAGCGCGAGTCAAGGCGACTGAAGCCGTCAAGTCGGCACTCGCGCTCCAGAAGCAGGGGCGCAAGACCGGCCGGCCTCAGTCGGCTGCCTGCCCGCCTCGCTACAACCTGCATACCGTCAAGGTGGATTGGCAAGCGAGCATCGCCACCCTGTCCACCACCAGCGGCCGGCAGCGCATCCCGTTCGACGTGTTCACCTACGCTGCCCGCTACGTTGGTGGTGACGTTGCTACAGCCGACCTGATGTACCGCGCGGGCGCGTGGTGGCTGCATGTCGTGGTGACCGTTGAGGCTCCCGCGATCGTCCCCACCGACGCTGTGGTCGGGGTTGACCTGGGGATAGCCCAGCCGGCCGTCACGAGCACTGGCCTGTTCCTGGGAAAGAAGGCGTGGCGGAACCGTGAAGCTCGCCGCTTCCAGCAGCGCCGCGCGCTCCAGCAGCGGGGGACCAAGAGTGCCAAGCGCCGGCTGAAGATGACTCGCCGGGCGCAAGCGCGGTTCCGTCGCGACTGCGACCACGTCCTGTCCAAGCGCATCGTGCAGGCGACGCCTCCAGGCGGGACGATTGCCCTGGAGAACCTGACCAACATCCGGAAGCGCGTCACGGTGCGCCACGGCCAACAGGCTCGGCGCGTGCATGGATGGTCGTTCGACCAGATCCGATCCTTCGTTGAGTACAAGGCCGAAGAGCGGGGCGTGACGGTGTCCGGGGTTGACCCTCGGAATACCTCGACGATGTGCTCCTCGTGCGGGCACATCGCGCGTAAGAATCGCCGCTCTCGTGGCTGGTTCACGTGTCGAGCGTGTGGCTTCCAGCTTCACGCTGACCTGAATGCTGCCAGGAACATCGCGGCCAAGTACCGTGTCGCCCCTGGCATCGCCGGGGACGACGGGGTGCCAGTCATGCACCCTATCGCGGGGGAAGCTGAGCTTGCTCATGCTTTCACCTGCAAGCTGCCTGCTTTAGCTGGCAGTTCATGA
- a CDS encoding LLM class flavin-dependent oxidoreductase, whose translation MTLPARMRFGIFLAPFHRVGENPTLGFERNLELIQWLDRLGYDEAWIGEHHSAGWETIASPELFIATAAERTRHIKLGTGVVSLPYHHPLMVANRIVQLDHLTRGRVLFGVGPGALVTDAIMLGIEPTRQRPMMDESLATIMRLFTDPTPLTYESDWFRLKDATLHLRPFTNPHPPLAVASMESPSGPLAAGRYGAAILSLAVTGGQRGQVDLKKMWAIAEDEAAKHGKTMNRADWRLVVPVHIAETREEAIEDVRRGAANQAYEYGEAALGRKVAWDGPPERLVDHMVQSGGWIVGSPDDLCAAIERFDAATDGFGALLINAHEWANREKILKSYELIARYVMPRYQGSLVGIQDSYRRSVEHSAEISTKRTAALERAHQTFEQREAPTPA comes from the coding sequence ATGACCCTGCCCGCGCGCATGCGTTTCGGCATCTTCCTGGCGCCGTTCCACCGCGTCGGCGAGAACCCGACCCTCGGCTTCGAGCGCAACCTGGAGCTGATCCAGTGGCTCGACCGGCTCGGCTACGACGAGGCCTGGATCGGCGAGCACCACAGCGCCGGCTGGGAGACCATCGCGTCGCCCGAGCTGTTCATCGCGACGGCGGCCGAGCGCACCCGGCACATCAAGCTGGGCACGGGTGTGGTCAGCCTGCCGTACCATCACCCGTTGATGGTCGCCAACCGCATCGTCCAGCTCGACCACCTGACACGGGGGCGGGTGCTGTTCGGGGTGGGGCCGGGCGCGCTCGTGACCGACGCCATCATGCTTGGCATCGAGCCGACCCGCCAGCGCCCGATGATGGACGAGTCGCTGGCCACCATCATGCGCCTCTTCACGGATCCCACGCCGCTGACCTACGAGTCGGACTGGTTCCGCCTGAAGGATGCCACGCTCCACCTGCGGCCCTTCACCAACCCGCACCCGCCGCTGGCCGTTGCCAGCATGGAGTCGCCGTCTGGGCCGCTGGCGGCCGGCCGCTACGGCGCGGCGATCCTCTCGCTGGCCGTCACCGGCGGTCAGCGCGGGCAGGTCGATCTCAAGAAGATGTGGGCCATTGCCGAGGACGAGGCCGCGAAGCACGGCAAGACTATGAACCGGGCCGACTGGCGGCTGGTTGTGCCCGTCCACATTGCCGAGACCCGCGAGGAGGCCATCGAGGACGTCCGTCGCGGGGCCGCCAACCAGGCGTACGAGTACGGGGAGGCGGCGCTCGGGCGGAAGGTCGCCTGGGACGGCCCACCTGAGCGGCTGGTGGATCACATGGTGCAGTCTGGCGGCTGGATCGTCGGCTCGCCGGACGATCTGTGCGCGGCCATCGAGCGCTTCGACGCGGCAACAGACGGCTTCGGGGCGCTCCTGATCAACGCCCACGAGTGGGCCAACCGCGAGAAGATCCTCAAGAGCTACGAGCTGATCGCACGGTACGTGATGCCGCGCTACCAGGGCTCGCTGGTGGGCATCCAGGACTCGTACCGTCGGTCGGTCGAACACAGTGCGGAGATCAGCACGAAGCGGACGGCAGCCCTGGAACGGGCGCACCAGACGTTCGAGCAGCGAGAAGCGCCGACGCCAGCCTGA